The following coding sequences are from one Saccopteryx bilineata isolate mSacBil1 chromosome 3, mSacBil1_pri_phased_curated, whole genome shotgun sequence window:
- the IL4I1 gene encoding L-amino-acid oxidase isoform X1 — protein sequence MSRESGGPWGAGQPTGSQAGVRPGPLSQWPLLPLQPRHHLPVRIMASLAQRLLVLVLLGLVASLEWKTAHSQDPFESCMQDPDYEQLLKVVTLGLNRTSKPQRVIVVGAGVAGLVAAKVLGDAGHKVTILEADSRVGGRILTYRDQKTGWIGELGAMRMPSSHRVLHRLCKSLGLNLTQFTQYDDNAWTQVSSVRLRNHVVKKMPEKLGYKLRPWEKGHTPEDIYQMALNHALQDIETLGCRKAMKKFDRHMFLEYLLGEGNLSQPAAQLLGDVMSQDGFFYRSFAEALRAHSCLSDRLRYSRIVGGWDLLPRALLSSLSGPVVLNTPVVAVTQGTHEVHVHLGTSLRTQSPKTMAADVVLLTVSGPALQGMKFSPPLSRKRQEVLRGLHYVSATKVFLSFHRPFWHDENIKGGHSITDRPAREIFYPQPDEGALLLASYTWSDSSAPFAGLSVEDTLNLALDDVAALHGPIVYRLWDGRGIVKRWRDDPHSHGAFVLQPPTLWHTNKDDWQEFNWTIPYGRIYFAGEHTAYPHGWVETAVKSALRAAVLINNQEPRHTEGGPVRVAETPMDSQPLYESEKGESTYPPALHMAQDQLDNHY from the exons ATGTCCAGAGAGAGCGGTGGCCCTTGGGGCGCTGGGCAGCCCACCGGGAGCCAGGCTGGGGTGAGACCCGGGCCCCTGTCACAGTGGCCCTTGCTTCCCCTCCAACCCAGACACCACCTCCCAGTGAGAATCATGGCCTCTTTGG cGCAGCGCCTCCTGGTCCTCGTCCTCCTTGGCCTGGTGGCTTCCCTGGAATGGAAGACTGCCCACAGCCAGGACCCATTTGAGAGTTGTATGCAGGATCCGGACTATGAGCAGCTGCTCAAGGTTGTGACCTTGGGACTCAATCGGACTTCAAAGCCCCAGAGAGTAATTGTGGTTGGTGCTGGTGTGGCTGGGCTGGTGGCTGCCAAGGTGCTCGGTGATGCTGGACACAAG GTTACCATCCTGGAGGCAGACAGCAGGGTTGGGGGCCGCATCCTCACCTACCGGGATCAGAAGACAGGATGGATTGGTGAGCTGGGAGCCATGCGCATGCCCAGCTCACACAG GGTCCTCCACAGGCTCTGCAAGAGCCTGGGCCTCAACCTGACCCAGTTCACCCAGTACGACGATAACGCGTGGACGCAAGTGAGCAGCGTGAGGCTGCGGAACCACGTGGTGAAGAAGATGCCGGAGAAGCTGGGCTACAAACTGCGCCCCTGGGAGAAGGGCCACACGCCCGAGGACATCTACCAAATGGCCCTCAACCAT GCCCTCCAAGATATCGAGACACTGGGCTGCAGAAAGGCAATGAAGAAGTTTGACAGGCACATGTTCCTG GAATACCTCCTCGGGGAGGGGAACCTGAGCCAACCCGCCGCGCAGCTCCTGGGAGACGTGATGTCCCAGGATGGCTTCTTCTATCGCAGTTTCGCGGAGGCCCTGCGGGCGCACAGCTGCCTCAGCGATCGACTCCG CTACAGCCGCATCGTGGGcggctgggacctgctgccacGCGCGCTGCTGAGCTCGCTGTCCGGGCCCGTGGTGCTGAACACTCCTGTCGTGGCGGTGACGCAGGGGACGCACGAGGTGCATGTACACTTAGGGACCTCGCTGAGGACCCAGAGTCCAAAGACCATGGCCGCCGACGTGGTGCTACTGACCGTGAGCGGGCCGGCGCTGCAGGGCATGAAATTCTCGCCACCGCTGTCGCGCAAGCGGCAGGAGGTACTGCGTGGGCTGCACTATGTGTCGGCCACCAAGGTGTTTCTGAGCTTCCACCGGCCCTTCTGGCACGACGAAAACATCAAGGGCGGCCACTCGATCACCGACCGCCCGGCACGTGAGATATTCTACCCGCAGCCCGACGAGGGCGCGCTGCTGCTGGCCTCGTACACGTGGTCGGACTCATCAGCCCCGTTCGCGGGTCTGAGCGTGGAAGACACTCTGAATTTGGCGCTCGACGACGTTGCAGCGCTGCACGGGCCGATTGTGTACCGGCTCTGGGACGGCAGAGGCATTGTCAAGCGTTGGAGGGACGATCCCCACAGCCATGGCGCCTTCGTGTTGCAGCCGCCGACGCTCTGGCACACCAACAAGGACGATTGGCAGGAGTTCAACTGGACGATCCCCTATGGTCGCATCTACTTTGCTGGCGAGCACACTGCCTACCCGCATGGCTGGGTGGAGACGGCTGTCAAGTCTGCCCTGCGTGCCGCCGTGCTGATCAACAACCAGGAACCTCGGCACACGGAGGGGGGGCCCGTGCGGGTGGCGGAGACACCCATGGACAGCCAGCCCCTGTACGAGTCTGAAAAGGGGGAGAGCACTTACCCTCCAGCTCTACACATGGCACAGGACCAGCTGGACAACCACTATTAA
- the IL4I1 gene encoding L-amino-acid oxidase isoform X4, producing the protein MQDPDYEQLLKVVTLGLNRTSKPQRVIVVGAGVAGLVAAKVLGDAGHKVTILEADSRVGGRILTYRDQKTGWIGELGAMRMPSSHRVLHRLCKSLGLNLTQFTQYDDNAWTQVSSVRLRNHVVKKMPEKLGYKLRPWEKGHTPEDIYQMALNHALQDIETLGCRKAMKKFDRHMFLEYLLGEGNLSQPAAQLLGDVMSQDGFFYRSFAEALRAHSCLSDRLRYSRIVGGWDLLPRALLSSLSGPVVLNTPVVAVTQGTHEVHVHLGTSLRTQSPKTMAADVVLLTVSGPALQGMKFSPPLSRKRQEVLRGLHYVSATKVFLSFHRPFWHDENIKGGHSITDRPAREIFYPQPDEGALLLASYTWSDSSAPFAGLSVEDTLNLALDDVAALHGPIVYRLWDGRGIVKRWRDDPHSHGAFVLQPPTLWHTNKDDWQEFNWTIPYGRIYFAGEHTAYPHGWVETAVKSALRAAVLINNQEPRHTEGGPVRVAETPMDSQPLYESEKGESTYPPALHMAQDQLDNHY; encoded by the exons ATGCAGGATCCGGACTATGAGCAGCTGCTCAAGGTTGTGACCTTGGGACTCAATCGGACTTCAAAGCCCCAGAGAGTAATTGTGGTTGGTGCTGGTGTGGCTGGGCTGGTGGCTGCCAAGGTGCTCGGTGATGCTGGACACAAG GTTACCATCCTGGAGGCAGACAGCAGGGTTGGGGGCCGCATCCTCACCTACCGGGATCAGAAGACAGGATGGATTGGTGAGCTGGGAGCCATGCGCATGCCCAGCTCACACAG GGTCCTCCACAGGCTCTGCAAGAGCCTGGGCCTCAACCTGACCCAGTTCACCCAGTACGACGATAACGCGTGGACGCAAGTGAGCAGCGTGAGGCTGCGGAACCACGTGGTGAAGAAGATGCCGGAGAAGCTGGGCTACAAACTGCGCCCCTGGGAGAAGGGCCACACGCCCGAGGACATCTACCAAATGGCCCTCAACCAT GCCCTCCAAGATATCGAGACACTGGGCTGCAGAAAGGCAATGAAGAAGTTTGACAGGCACATGTTCCTG GAATACCTCCTCGGGGAGGGGAACCTGAGCCAACCCGCCGCGCAGCTCCTGGGAGACGTGATGTCCCAGGATGGCTTCTTCTATCGCAGTTTCGCGGAGGCCCTGCGGGCGCACAGCTGCCTCAGCGATCGACTCCG CTACAGCCGCATCGTGGGcggctgggacctgctgccacGCGCGCTGCTGAGCTCGCTGTCCGGGCCCGTGGTGCTGAACACTCCTGTCGTGGCGGTGACGCAGGGGACGCACGAGGTGCATGTACACTTAGGGACCTCGCTGAGGACCCAGAGTCCAAAGACCATGGCCGCCGACGTGGTGCTACTGACCGTGAGCGGGCCGGCGCTGCAGGGCATGAAATTCTCGCCACCGCTGTCGCGCAAGCGGCAGGAGGTACTGCGTGGGCTGCACTATGTGTCGGCCACCAAGGTGTTTCTGAGCTTCCACCGGCCCTTCTGGCACGACGAAAACATCAAGGGCGGCCACTCGATCACCGACCGCCCGGCACGTGAGATATTCTACCCGCAGCCCGACGAGGGCGCGCTGCTGCTGGCCTCGTACACGTGGTCGGACTCATCAGCCCCGTTCGCGGGTCTGAGCGTGGAAGACACTCTGAATTTGGCGCTCGACGACGTTGCAGCGCTGCACGGGCCGATTGTGTACCGGCTCTGGGACGGCAGAGGCATTGTCAAGCGTTGGAGGGACGATCCCCACAGCCATGGCGCCTTCGTGTTGCAGCCGCCGACGCTCTGGCACACCAACAAGGACGATTGGCAGGAGTTCAACTGGACGATCCCCTATGGTCGCATCTACTTTGCTGGCGAGCACACTGCCTACCCGCATGGCTGGGTGGAGACGGCTGTCAAGTCTGCCCTGCGTGCCGCCGTGCTGATCAACAACCAGGAACCTCGGCACACGGAGGGGGGGCCCGTGCGGGTGGCGGAGACACCCATGGACAGCCAGCCCCTGTACGAGTCTGAAAAGGGGGAGAGCACTTACCCTCCAGCTCTACACATGGCACAGGACCAGCTGGACAACCACTATTAA
- the IL4I1 gene encoding L-amino-acid oxidase isoform X3: MASLAQRLLVLVLLGLVASLEWKTAHSQDPFESCMQDPDYEQLLKVVTLGLNRTSKPQRVIVVGAGVAGLVAAKVLGDAGHKVTILEADSRVGGRILTYRDQKTGWIGELGAMRMPSSHRVLHRLCKSLGLNLTQFTQYDDNAWTQVSSVRLRNHVVKKMPEKLGYKLRPWEKGHTPEDIYQMALNHALQDIETLGCRKAMKKFDRHMFLEYLLGEGNLSQPAAQLLGDVMSQDGFFYRSFAEALRAHSCLSDRLRYSRIVGGWDLLPRALLSSLSGPVVLNTPVVAVTQGTHEVHVHLGTSLRTQSPKTMAADVVLLTVSGPALQGMKFSPPLSRKRQEVLRGLHYVSATKVFLSFHRPFWHDENIKGGHSITDRPAREIFYPQPDEGALLLASYTWSDSSAPFAGLSVEDTLNLALDDVAALHGPIVYRLWDGRGIVKRWRDDPHSHGAFVLQPPTLWHTNKDDWQEFNWTIPYGRIYFAGEHTAYPHGWVETAVKSALRAAVLINNQEPRHTEGGPVRVAETPMDSQPLYESEKGESTYPPALHMAQDQLDNHY, from the exons ATGGCCTCTTTGG cGCAGCGCCTCCTGGTCCTCGTCCTCCTTGGCCTGGTGGCTTCCCTGGAATGGAAGACTGCCCACAGCCAGGACCCATTTGAGAGTTGTATGCAGGATCCGGACTATGAGCAGCTGCTCAAGGTTGTGACCTTGGGACTCAATCGGACTTCAAAGCCCCAGAGAGTAATTGTGGTTGGTGCTGGTGTGGCTGGGCTGGTGGCTGCCAAGGTGCTCGGTGATGCTGGACACAAG GTTACCATCCTGGAGGCAGACAGCAGGGTTGGGGGCCGCATCCTCACCTACCGGGATCAGAAGACAGGATGGATTGGTGAGCTGGGAGCCATGCGCATGCCCAGCTCACACAG GGTCCTCCACAGGCTCTGCAAGAGCCTGGGCCTCAACCTGACCCAGTTCACCCAGTACGACGATAACGCGTGGACGCAAGTGAGCAGCGTGAGGCTGCGGAACCACGTGGTGAAGAAGATGCCGGAGAAGCTGGGCTACAAACTGCGCCCCTGGGAGAAGGGCCACACGCCCGAGGACATCTACCAAATGGCCCTCAACCAT GCCCTCCAAGATATCGAGACACTGGGCTGCAGAAAGGCAATGAAGAAGTTTGACAGGCACATGTTCCTG GAATACCTCCTCGGGGAGGGGAACCTGAGCCAACCCGCCGCGCAGCTCCTGGGAGACGTGATGTCCCAGGATGGCTTCTTCTATCGCAGTTTCGCGGAGGCCCTGCGGGCGCACAGCTGCCTCAGCGATCGACTCCG CTACAGCCGCATCGTGGGcggctgggacctgctgccacGCGCGCTGCTGAGCTCGCTGTCCGGGCCCGTGGTGCTGAACACTCCTGTCGTGGCGGTGACGCAGGGGACGCACGAGGTGCATGTACACTTAGGGACCTCGCTGAGGACCCAGAGTCCAAAGACCATGGCCGCCGACGTGGTGCTACTGACCGTGAGCGGGCCGGCGCTGCAGGGCATGAAATTCTCGCCACCGCTGTCGCGCAAGCGGCAGGAGGTACTGCGTGGGCTGCACTATGTGTCGGCCACCAAGGTGTTTCTGAGCTTCCACCGGCCCTTCTGGCACGACGAAAACATCAAGGGCGGCCACTCGATCACCGACCGCCCGGCACGTGAGATATTCTACCCGCAGCCCGACGAGGGCGCGCTGCTGCTGGCCTCGTACACGTGGTCGGACTCATCAGCCCCGTTCGCGGGTCTGAGCGTGGAAGACACTCTGAATTTGGCGCTCGACGACGTTGCAGCGCTGCACGGGCCGATTGTGTACCGGCTCTGGGACGGCAGAGGCATTGTCAAGCGTTGGAGGGACGATCCCCACAGCCATGGCGCCTTCGTGTTGCAGCCGCCGACGCTCTGGCACACCAACAAGGACGATTGGCAGGAGTTCAACTGGACGATCCCCTATGGTCGCATCTACTTTGCTGGCGAGCACACTGCCTACCCGCATGGCTGGGTGGAGACGGCTGTCAAGTCTGCCCTGCGTGCCGCCGTGCTGATCAACAACCAGGAACCTCGGCACACGGAGGGGGGGCCCGTGCGGGTGGCGGAGACACCCATGGACAGCCAGCCCCTGTACGAGTCTGAAAAGGGGGAGAGCACTTACCCTCCAGCTCTACACATGGCACAGGACCAGCTGGACAACCACTATTAA
- the IL4I1 gene encoding L-amino-acid oxidase isoform X2 — MTSADWVVCAQRLLVLVLLGLVASLEWKTAHSQDPFESCMQDPDYEQLLKVVTLGLNRTSKPQRVIVVGAGVAGLVAAKVLGDAGHKVTILEADSRVGGRILTYRDQKTGWIGELGAMRMPSSHRVLHRLCKSLGLNLTQFTQYDDNAWTQVSSVRLRNHVVKKMPEKLGYKLRPWEKGHTPEDIYQMALNHALQDIETLGCRKAMKKFDRHMFLEYLLGEGNLSQPAAQLLGDVMSQDGFFYRSFAEALRAHSCLSDRLRYSRIVGGWDLLPRALLSSLSGPVVLNTPVVAVTQGTHEVHVHLGTSLRTQSPKTMAADVVLLTVSGPALQGMKFSPPLSRKRQEVLRGLHYVSATKVFLSFHRPFWHDENIKGGHSITDRPAREIFYPQPDEGALLLASYTWSDSSAPFAGLSVEDTLNLALDDVAALHGPIVYRLWDGRGIVKRWRDDPHSHGAFVLQPPTLWHTNKDDWQEFNWTIPYGRIYFAGEHTAYPHGWVETAVKSALRAAVLINNQEPRHTEGGPVRVAETPMDSQPLYESEKGESTYPPALHMAQDQLDNHY; from the exons cGCAGCGCCTCCTGGTCCTCGTCCTCCTTGGCCTGGTGGCTTCCCTGGAATGGAAGACTGCCCACAGCCAGGACCCATTTGAGAGTTGTATGCAGGATCCGGACTATGAGCAGCTGCTCAAGGTTGTGACCTTGGGACTCAATCGGACTTCAAAGCCCCAGAGAGTAATTGTGGTTGGTGCTGGTGTGGCTGGGCTGGTGGCTGCCAAGGTGCTCGGTGATGCTGGACACAAG GTTACCATCCTGGAGGCAGACAGCAGGGTTGGGGGCCGCATCCTCACCTACCGGGATCAGAAGACAGGATGGATTGGTGAGCTGGGAGCCATGCGCATGCCCAGCTCACACAG GGTCCTCCACAGGCTCTGCAAGAGCCTGGGCCTCAACCTGACCCAGTTCACCCAGTACGACGATAACGCGTGGACGCAAGTGAGCAGCGTGAGGCTGCGGAACCACGTGGTGAAGAAGATGCCGGAGAAGCTGGGCTACAAACTGCGCCCCTGGGAGAAGGGCCACACGCCCGAGGACATCTACCAAATGGCCCTCAACCAT GCCCTCCAAGATATCGAGACACTGGGCTGCAGAAAGGCAATGAAGAAGTTTGACAGGCACATGTTCCTG GAATACCTCCTCGGGGAGGGGAACCTGAGCCAACCCGCCGCGCAGCTCCTGGGAGACGTGATGTCCCAGGATGGCTTCTTCTATCGCAGTTTCGCGGAGGCCCTGCGGGCGCACAGCTGCCTCAGCGATCGACTCCG CTACAGCCGCATCGTGGGcggctgggacctgctgccacGCGCGCTGCTGAGCTCGCTGTCCGGGCCCGTGGTGCTGAACACTCCTGTCGTGGCGGTGACGCAGGGGACGCACGAGGTGCATGTACACTTAGGGACCTCGCTGAGGACCCAGAGTCCAAAGACCATGGCCGCCGACGTGGTGCTACTGACCGTGAGCGGGCCGGCGCTGCAGGGCATGAAATTCTCGCCACCGCTGTCGCGCAAGCGGCAGGAGGTACTGCGTGGGCTGCACTATGTGTCGGCCACCAAGGTGTTTCTGAGCTTCCACCGGCCCTTCTGGCACGACGAAAACATCAAGGGCGGCCACTCGATCACCGACCGCCCGGCACGTGAGATATTCTACCCGCAGCCCGACGAGGGCGCGCTGCTGCTGGCCTCGTACACGTGGTCGGACTCATCAGCCCCGTTCGCGGGTCTGAGCGTGGAAGACACTCTGAATTTGGCGCTCGACGACGTTGCAGCGCTGCACGGGCCGATTGTGTACCGGCTCTGGGACGGCAGAGGCATTGTCAAGCGTTGGAGGGACGATCCCCACAGCCATGGCGCCTTCGTGTTGCAGCCGCCGACGCTCTGGCACACCAACAAGGACGATTGGCAGGAGTTCAACTGGACGATCCCCTATGGTCGCATCTACTTTGCTGGCGAGCACACTGCCTACCCGCATGGCTGGGTGGAGACGGCTGTCAAGTCTGCCCTGCGTGCCGCCGTGCTGATCAACAACCAGGAACCTCGGCACACGGAGGGGGGGCCCGTGCGGGTGGCGGAGACACCCATGGACAGCCAGCCCCTGTACGAGTCTGAAAAGGGGGAGAGCACTTACCCTCCAGCTCTACACATGGCACAGGACCAGCTGGACAACCACTATTAA